Genomic window (Nicotiana sylvestris chromosome 7, ASM39365v2, whole genome shotgun sequence):
atactacacttcctgcacattgcatGCAGATTTCGGACGCCGATGTTGTTGTGTTCTATGGGAGCTCGATTGGAAGGTGTACCTGTgtccctgttgtagctgcctcttgttcatggaaGCCTTAGATTTTAAAACTCTGCTTATATACTTTTCGAATAGAAAGTGTATTTAGCTCATATTAGcgttgtaaactctattcttagaagctttTGATTTGTACTACTAGCCCTTggaaaatgtataagattcagataattGCTTTGTTTAATTGTTTATTAAGTTAATTGAAAATGGATAATTGTTAATTaacttacctagcgggttgggttaggtgccatcacgactaatggattttgggtcgtgatacaaCTCCCTGACACCATTCTTGATTTCTTCTAAGTTGTAAAACCACGAACTACATGACGCCGTTCTTGATTTCTCAATTATAGAACCACAAACTCCAGGACTCTATCCTTGAGTTCTCAATAATAAAAACACAAGCTCCATGACTCTATATTGAGTCCTCAATTATAAAAACACAAACTTCATGACCCTATCCTTAAATTCTCAATTGTAGAATTACAAactccattatatatatatatatatatatatatatatataaccaattGTCAACgagaaggaagaaagaaaattCCACAATGCCGTTTgcataaataaattaaaacaaGTATGTAGATGAATCTGGTTATTGAAAGCTTACTCTAAATAGTAAGAACAATGACTGAAGGATTAAAGATCGTGATAACGGCAATGCCGTTAGTTCTATGCAAAGAAAACAAGCAGGTCCTTCGCCACAGTTTCGAAACGGCGGTGATGGTGGGCATAGTTTTTTTCTTTAGTTTAGTTTTAGGGTACTTTTGTCCAACTAATTACAAAGTGGCAATGCTAGATTAGTTTTGAGATGGTGGCTAGTTTCTAATTAGCACGATAAAAAGTGGCTAGTTTTCCATTTCATCTAAGGGTGGGCATCGGTACGATTCGGTTTATCGGTTATTGGTTTTGTAATATTaataaccaaatcaaaccaaagtaTTTATAGTTCGGTGCGGTTTTTTCAAGGTTCGGTTCTGTTATTTCCCATTTAGTTTTTCGATTATTAATGGTTCAAAATTTTTATATCCGATATAGACTACGGATCTTTAGGTCGGCCTCTGGCTAGCAGTTATAGCTAAACAAAAttgcaaagaaaatctttttcCCTTCCAATTTCCATATGAAAATCAGAAAGCTGTAACAGTGACTAATCTCTTTGGCATGCATTCTGAGACAGAAAATGGAAATACAAACCAAGAGATACACCATTTATGTAACATAATATAGATAGACATGCCATTGAAAGATTTCAGAATAAGGAAAACTCATAAGAATGAGGTAACCACCAACCTGAGGAAGAAGGATGAGCGACGAGCTGAGGAAGAAAGTGTCACAGCAGTCGGGCGTCGGTAGCAGTGCAGCAGTCGCACAGAGTGACAGAGGAGGAACCCTAATTTCTAATTTCTAAGTAAGGGAAATGGGAAGTAATGTAAGTCTTAGTCTGTAGGCTAATTAGGCTTAGGGTTTGGGTAAATGTTataccccaagttttcatacgtgagagtacgtcataagccattgatataagctcggaaatgagattatatttggaagcaaataaagtaagataATCATGTTACCtcggaggttacaaatatttaagatcatgaataacgagtaccaagagggttggaaagcttagaagctaaaccaattgaagaaaataagtttcgtcgaaagtcgacaagtttggaatgttataacatgtcctttggggtgagactagggttcttaacatgatgaGGAGGTTAttatatgagttattttagtcttatGATAGTCATTTTCTAGATTTTGAAGGCAAGCaggttgtggaacaagagttggcaaaggtcatcacaagttacattcataaattttgttgaaaattaggtcaaatatatCTAAGTTTTTCTCcaaaatatacttggaattatggggtgatctacctatcaaattgaatatctacgagtctggtttctaacgcattaaataGTTTATCAATACAACATCGGAGTAGAGAAATATTTGTATTTTTGAAGACCGCGCAAatagctcccaatgggacccacttaggcggtggtcgacctacttcaatttataagcgatttggacgcctattatTAACTCATTTTCAACTCAACATAGtgtccaaacttctcctaacccttctAAAcagataccacaagggtttgaagtgattctaaagtgattacaccatatttcaacatcaaaacttaattctagtgaagaacaacacctctttgaggttgtatTGTCATTGAAgattgttgtgggctgtgtttggctaaaattccaagttgttgctactGGCTAAGGTGattataacagcctactaattgtgcttaagcttgcttgtatgttggttaagtttttaggatgataaactacaagataatacttggattagcttaaatcacttctatggtgttgtttTACCATTGAGGGTTGtaagctgaatataacttggattttgccTTGAAGTTACTATAGGAGGTATGTATATAGTTTTCTTGCATGTGTTTAAGGTTatattgatgttgattaagttaaatggatggagtaTACATGAATTAGTGAATAAAGTtactaattgaagatagttggagttgaggattatttcctttgttataaatatatggtataaggatgtaatcattgatgaatgacttcattatcatgttaatgatactgttaagttaatgtaagaagtctataaggggtgatatgggttatacggattccaatcggagcttgccgctcgtcgtgaagtagttgtgacttgttgttattatatggtgtcttgttattgatatttatatgttgatgTATTTctatggttgttgttgttggtgtatggtattggaggaggcccttgttacagggGATATGCTTCTCGAAGTTACGtatgagctactagcttaagctACAGACTTAGACTTTGCTcgacactgattttgaatctccttatactataatagattgagttgacttgatggaagagttgcttggaaggtattaaggactcaatgggTTTAAGGTATATTAAcgcacttccttctttcttttggcatgatctaaagtgaaatgaatacgatATTTCATaatggatctactcctagcaactaaggttgtccatgttgttctttccttataaagttattctaagcaagtgtgtatgatccttgaattctactgaggttcatattgagggtattccataatgttaatcgaaggtgcaacgaccttaggtcgttctgaaaggtttagaatatgattccatgagtctagcatgctttatatatagtatctattttactctactaagctgcgctatagtcggccgggtacggcacctattgtgcaagcactgatcagttgggtttaccgagctccacgtggtcgggtacgattctaccaagccttataatggccgggtacatttttaccgaatcctctttgaggtcgggtacgatatgatgatgatgatgcccacagaggagtatgttttaaaaagtttatgtatatatatgtattatgcatttcatgttagtagcccccagaggcactcaaatgttacaggttgtatctcctctatctctccttacattactattcttgtttatgtttttctgccttacatactcggtactttattcgtattgatgtcccttttgcctggggatgctgcgtttcatgcccgcaggtcccgatagacaggttgaaattcctccaagtaggctattagctcagtgaaaggtgttggtgcactccactttctccggagttgcctatttggtcagtatgctttggatatgtattgattactATGacagggccctgtcccgacctttataattttatgtactcttagaggcttgtatacaGATGTCaagtgtatggatacttgtatggccttgtcggcctatgttttgtgtttacaaatggtcatgtcggccttacaggctcgtatgtcacatgtataagatTGTATATCATGTTAggtcgtcatatgttgagtattcgcttatgttttattcttgttatctcatgatgggttttctagctcatttacccctgatagtatgataagaaagatatgttacgctggtactcggttgagtaaggcactgggtgcccgtcgcgacccttcggtttgggtcgtgacagtaaatTGGCTAAGTTTCAGATGGGTAGCGTAAGTTTTGGACTCTCAAGAACCCATATGTTCAAACCTATTTTTCTCAACTCATACCCAAACTTTTGGTTTTTCGGTTTAACCGAAAACTGAAACACCAAAACCGTAAACCACATCGAAAAACCgaaatttaataatttaaaaactacACACCAACCGAATAACCGATTAAACCGAAACCGAAAAACCGAAATTCATGGTTCGACTGGTTTTTTCAGTTAGGCGGGTATTATGTCCACCCCTAATTTCATCCAATGATTTGGTAggcagttttatttttgtttctcactCGGTGTTCGGTAGCCATCTCAACAAAGTCCTCCAATCGAGTTGGATTCACTCGACATAAGGTCCATTAAAAGAGGATGTGTTCCCTATCAAAAAAAATTCCATCCTCAGGGctcgaagacgaaacttttattTAAGGATGGAAAGATTCTATCAATCCCACCTGAACGCATGGTTGTCTCTTTAAGCAATCATTTAAATGTAAGTTTCATAATAGAGACCGACCCTTCACCATAACACTATAAACACATGAATGTATAGCTTTGGTAGCGGATGCAATTGCTCAAGGTACCTTCAATTTTAAACTATATAATATGACTCGTCATTGAGTGCTAAATATACATAATAAGCACTACTAAAAACAAGGAAAATTCACTGCCAAAATTGACCGATGTTGGTTAGTAACTGACAAAAATCGACCTAAAACTGATCGATTTGTGGCAATCGGTAATCGTATGGTCGATAGAACTAACCGACCGACTTCGATCGGTATATTCCAACCGATTTCGGTCGGTCAATTAAATtccgaaaaaagaaaaaattatcaaaaaatcGACCGAAGTCGCTCagaattttttaaatatataattaaataattgtcacgacccgattTTCTCACCATCGGGACCGTAATGGCGCCTAGCATTGTactcgctaggtaagccaaaGTTACAGAATATTTCacttttttctttatcttttaatAATTAAACTTAACAAAAGTACATCAGCTGAAATAAATGCAGAAGAACACAATTTAAAAAATTATCTTTATGCTAATAACAAAAATCGAAATAAATTccacccaaaactggtgtcacaactcacgaacagtctacgaatactacaagtatcggtttgaaagaaaatatacatctgtCTCGAAGGAAAAGTAAAATAGAATGCAGTAAAGatagaaggggatgccaaggcttgtggacacctgcaggactaccttgggtctcttgtggactgaaggcagcaacctcgaactttgatcagccactagctccgaaatctgcacaggaagtgcagagtgcagtatcagtacaaccgaccccatgaactagtaagtgtcgagcctaacctcgaaaaaggtagtgacgaggctgcGGCGAGGCATCATAACATATACAACCTGAAACAGTTTATACTAAAGCGGAAAGGAAATATAACAGAAATTTGCATTAAATGAATACGGAAACCAGTCGTTCTACTAATACTCAGCTATAAAAAATCCTTAGGGAGTTTCAACAACTCAGTAATGAACTTCAGCGGAAATAAATACTAAAACAATAACtgatgcggcgtgcatcccgatcccaccatataaataataacaatatcaatattcacccttattactccgtgttgcggcatgcaacccaatcccaccagtccacccttattactcatcAACACATATCACCCTTATAACTTCTGTTGCGGCACGCAAGCCGATCCcacatgtccacccttattactcattgttgcgacgtgcaacccgatcctactagataatcacatttcacccttattcctcatgttgtggcgtgcaactcaATCCCAACATATCAATACCAACTGCAACACAAGAACAGGCATTTCACAATTTAATTTAAAATCTTTCAAAACATTTATATCTTAAATCATAGCAACGGAAAGTCTATGCCATTACGAAactttaattattaaaattacCCAGCGAGACCAGCCAAAGTATACTATGAAGCTCCAACAACCAACTCCAACCAACGAGGAAATAAAATGAAACTATGAAACAATTTGTACTACAATAGAGGAAACAACAGTTAATatgaagcaattagacatggaaacaATTATGTGCAAGTAGCATTTAAGACAATAAAGAGTATATTAGGAAACGGGGGAGCAagctaaaaatgataatttggtggcgcataggtactcgtcaccacatctatacgccacacacatggaatATCACATAGCAAATATGTCGGGGaatccctaatccctcaagtcaaggttagaccaaacacttacctcaagccaacgggtatttcaaagctcaatcactactttacctcttgattcacCACTagttcactcgtatctagtcataattaacttaataacatcaataaatgctaaataactcaactccaatgcataattataggttttctaatattttccccaaaagtcaaaaatcgaccccaggcccgcttggtcaaaactcgaagttcggaccaaaacccaattactcattcacccccgagcccggatataccaTTGGTTTTgtaatccgacctcaaattgaggtccaaatccccaaattttgaaattcctaaatcctatccaaacccccaatttttacCATAGAAATCATAGATTTTTTGTTGGAAATTCATGAAATGTGATGGATAAGTGAAAGAAAGTGGGTTAGGATCACTTACCAAAGTTTTAGGGAAGATTTGGTCTTGGGAGAATCGCCTTTAGGGTTTTAGGATTTGAGAAATGGGAAGAATGGATGAAAATCCAGTCCAAGTTTCATTTTGAACAGTTACAGAAGTCGTATTTACGATcagagcttcgcaattgcgaagctcgcaaatgcgagacagaCATCGCAAATACGAGACATGCATCGCAAATGCAACCCTGTCGCATTTCTGCTACcattgcaattgcgaacctttggtcgcaattgcgatgatttGCCCCTCCCTgactacttcgcaaatgcgaagaatcgtTTGCCATTGCGAACATGCCCAGGTCCagcttccttcgcatttgcgatggaagcCTCGCAAATGCAACATTAAcagtggtcgcaattgcgaaccttgacctcgcatttgcgaggtctgaggcctgTAACTTAGCTGAAGCATACCAGCAATTCCCTAAGTTCAAAAATCACtttgtagcctatccaaaactcaccccgagccctcggggatccaaaccaaacatacacacaagtcttataacatcatatgaacttgctcgcgcggttaaatcgccaaaataacatctgaaactatgaattcaacaccaaaactcatgaaattttcaagatagtttaaaatttctattttctcaatcaAGCGTCTGAATTATATCAAATATcttccatttacccaaaatattgaccgaagtcaactaaatcatctttttaagccaaaaatcattatttcttaaatttttcacacaaaaGATTTCCGGTatcgtgcccggactgcgcatgaaAATTGAGGAGGGATAAaaggaggttttcaaggccttagaaCACGGGAACggattctaaaacaaaagatgacctttagggtcatcatattctccacctctaaaacaaccgtttatcctcgaacggacatagaaaagtacttgagtcggctaaaagatggggatatcggctctgaatatcggactcggactcctaggtagtTGTCTTAacaagctgacctctccactgcacacgaaccGATGGAtaactcttcaatctcaactgacgaaACTGCTGGTATAGAATAGTtattggctcctcctcataggtcaaatcctggtccaactggacagtgctgaagtctaacacgtgggatggatcgatgtgatacttccgaagcatggacacatgaaatactagatgtaCAGTTGATAAACTTGgaggcaacgcaagtctgtaagccacctctcccactcgatcaaggatctcaaaaggtctgatgaacctagggcttagcttgcccttcttcccaaatctcatcacacccttcatgggcgatacccgaagcaacactcgctcctcgaccatgaatgccacatcacgaaccttacgatcggcataactcttttgcctggactgagctgtatgaagcctatcctgaataatcttaaccttacccaaggcatcctgtactaaatctgtacctaacaaccgagcctctcccggatcAAACCACCCAATCGGCGATCGACACCATCTACCATATAGTGCCTCATAGggggccatctggatgctcgactgataactgttattgtaggcaaactccgctaacggcaagaactgatcccaagaacctccaaagtcaataacacatgctcggagcatatcctccaaattTTGAATGGTAGGCTCGGACTATCCATCATCTAaagatgaaatgatgtgctcaactcgacacgtgtacccaactcacgctgcactgccctccagaaatacgaggtaaactgcataccttgatcaaaaatgatagacacgggaacaccatgaagatgaatgatctcacggatatagatctctcccagagccgctccgaagaataggaaactgccacaggaatgaaatgcgctgacttggttagcctatccacaataacccatactgcgtcgaacttcctttgagtctATGGGAGCctaacaatgaagtccatagtgatatgctcccacttccactcaggaatctcaatcttttgaagCAAACAGCCAGGTCTCgaatgctcatactttacctgctgagaattcaaacacctagctacatatgcaacaatgtcattcttcatccttctccatcaataatgttgccgcaaatcccgatacatcttagcggcacacagatgaatagaataccgggaactatgggcctcctctaaaatcaactcacgaagtccatccacattaggcacacacacacaaccatatatcctcaaaactccatcatctccaactataaCCTGCTTGGTACCGTCGTGTCGCAcagtgtccttaaggacaagcaaataagggtcatcatactgctgatctctgatacgctcaattaatgaagaccgagcgactgtgcaagctaaaacacgactgggctcagaaacatccaacctcacgaactgattggccaaagcctgaacatccaaagcaagcggtctctcaccgactaaaatatacgcaaggctgcccataatggttgacttcctactcaaagcatcggccaccacattggcattcctgggatgatacaagatggtgatataaTAGTCTTtcagtagctccaaccaccttctctacctcaaatttagctccttctgcttgaacaagtactgcaaactcttatgatccgtgaacacctcacacgacacgccatatagataatgcctccaaatcttcagcgcgtgaacaatggttgctaactccaagtcatgaactggataatttttCTCGTGAATCTTtaactgtcgtgaagcatatgcaataaccttgtcaTTCTGCattaacaccgcaccaagtccaatacgagatgcaccacaataaactgtatatggccctgaacctgtgggcaacaccggcgccgtagtcaaagctgtcttgagcttctgaaagctcgcctcacactcgtctgaccacctgaactgggaacccttctggttcaacctggtcatcgggggtGCTAtatatgaaaacccctctacaaaccgatggtaataacccgccaaacccaggAAACTTCGGATATCTATAGATGATATGGGTCTAGGCCaatccttgactgcctcaatcttcttaggatccacctgaataccctctgctgatatgacgtgacccaagaatgcaactgaactcaacaaaaactcacatttcgaaaacttagcatacaattggctatctctcagagtctgaagaacaactcGAAGGTGCTgatcatgctcctctcggctgcgggagtagatcaagatatcatcaatgaagacaatcacaaaggaatccagatagggcttgaacatccggttaatcaaatccataaatgttgttggggcatttgtcaacccaaataacatcactaagaactcataatgctcataTCAAgtccgaaaagttgtcttagggacatcggatgccctaatcctcaactgatggtagccagatctcaaatcaatctttcaaaataccttggcaccctgaagctaatcaaataaataattaatcctcggcaatggatacttgttcttcatggtgactttgttcaattgtcggtaatctatgcacattcttatTGATCCATCCtttttttaacaaacaacactggcgcaccccatgGCGAGACACTAGATCTAATAAAGCCCTTGTCAAGTAATTCCTGcaattgttccttcaattctttcaactctggcggggccatgcggtacgacataatagaaatgggctgagtgtaggggtgtgcattcgaatcggtttatcgataaatcgaatcgattatgtgttatcggtttatcgatttatcgatttcgatttcaaaattttccttatcgagttatcgattttgattttgtcctcttcggttatcagtttatcgataaaccgataagactAATTTTGACCACTACACTTCACCTTccaaattttttccttttttttattctgATATTTCTGTTTTCATTATTGTTTTTGCTACTATATTTTCATGCACAACATTACTCCCATTTCCAACTTGACATTCAATTTATTACACTAATGGTGGAGACTCTAACACCGTCGTCTACATGGCGGTGGACTCAATTCCACCACCCACGTCGATGGATCCCTCAACTATTATCCAACCAAAAAAGCCTTTTCACTCCTCTTTGGATCgtctttatattttttgttttatattgGTAAAGGGATGTTACTACCAGACTCTTGTGTTTCTGGCGGGATTTTCCGGTAAGGCAGATGCCTAAGCTCCGTCCAATGGCGTTTAACTTAATGGACTTTGGTGGGGTTGGTGATGGCATTACATTAAATACGGCAGCGTTTGATAGGGCAGTGTTAGCTATTTCTAAACTTGGTAAGAAAGCTGGTGGGCAGCTCAATGTGTCAGTTATACAAAAAAACAAgtatacccttattctataataccctttcctttaccctaagtctctaaccctattatttcctctacccatgcttgttgacacaatttttatgttataaatggtgttcgtcttattttagcttctttttgtccatattagttaggcgtgtttatagcgatatactttccgtggaatcccacaaattttcttattggtgtaattgATAActgaatcgataagccccaaaaatagataaatcgaaatcgaaaaatttgaaactttattGAAACGATAATGATAAGAATATGTAAAAATCGacaatcgataagtaattatcgataagggtcaaaattgaatcgataaatcgaatgcacacccttagttgagtgcccggagccaaatcaatgcaaaagtcaatatccctatcaggtggCATCCCCGagaggtctgcaggaaatacctcggAAAACTCCTGAACAACtagcacagaatccatagaaggaacctcaacactagaatcacgaacataagccaaataagccaaacacccctgctcgaccatacgccaagccttcatataagagataacactgcTAGTAGATTGACCAGGAGTCCCTccccactccaatcgaggcaacccccgcaatgctaaggtcacagtcttggcgtgacagtccaatatagtatgataaggtgacagccaatacATCCCCAAAAttacatcgaaatccaccatatcaagGAGTAGGAGATCTATACTAGTCTCAAAACCCCCAATAACAACTACACACgaacgatagacacgatctacaataacaGAATCACCCACTGGCATAGACACATATACGGGAGCACTGatagaatcacgaggcacaaccaaatatgaagcaaaataagaagacacatacgagtatgtagaccctggatcaaacagaactgaagcatctctactacaaaccaaaacagtacctgtgataactgcattgaAGGACTCTACCTCAGGCCTGgatgggaaagcataacatcgaggttgggccccaccactctgcaccatatctctgggacggcctcctgctggctggacTTCACCTCTAACGGCCTAGCCTCCACCTTTAACGGtatgacctccacctctagcagtctgacccctacctctggctccctgacccctacctctagctagctgggaAGGCGGTGCTAGAATCATGGAACGAGAACCCTGCTGCTGTGAAAGAGTACCCACTAATCTTGGACAGGTCCTCTGGACATGctcatactcaccacactcaaaacatccatctgAATACTGTGGCTGAGAAAACTGAGGCTAACCCTGATGGGCTAGCTGACCACGGTAATAACTCTAAAGAGGAGGTGCTCTGATGGGAGCTAGCAGTGCACCATAAGCTGGTTGCcctgaaggaggtacataaggaccacgaccccctgaagctccatgagatgtctgaagtgctgaatgaaacggcctgggatgatggcctctaccaaaagtaccccgaCCTCCAGATGAGGCCCCACTGAATCAGAGTGATGAGGTATCTTTTCAGACCCCTAACCACTTCACTGAGCTAAAACCAACTCAACCcgtctggccacattggctgcatcctagaaagaaatctcgctccctgtctccttagccatctgcaatctgataggctgagtgagtccctcaataaacctcatcaccctctctctctgtctcggtgggaagtataagaagagcatgacgggccaagtccaCAAATCGGGTCTCGTACTGACTAACGGTCATAAAACCCTGTTGAAGGTGCttaaactgcctctgatagtcctctctctaagtgataggaAGATACTTCTCCAAGATAGCTgtgagaactggtcccaagtgagagctaATGACCTAGttggtctggccaaacaataatctctccaccatttcttggagGAACCTGATAAGCGAAAAGCGACAAAGTTGACCCCATTAGTTTCCACTATACCCAT
Coding sequences:
- the LOC138873905 gene encoding uncharacterized protein, with the translated sequence MVQSGGAQPRCYAFPSRPEVESFNAVITGTVLVCSRDASVLFDPGSTYSYVSSYFASYLVVPRDSISAPVYVSMPVGDSVIVDRVYRSCVVVIGGFETSIDLLLLDMVDFDVILGMYWLSPYHTILDCHAKTVTLALRGLPRLEWGGTPGQSTSSVISYMKAWRMVEQGCLAYLAYVRDSSVEVPSMDSVLVVQEFSEVFPADLSGMPPDRDIDFCIDLAPGTQLRVCIRFIDSILTLIDNYLSIVDFYIFLSLSFQ